ACCATAACCGGAATACTCACCTACCTACACCACAAAATGAAAAACTGGACACAAAAACACATAAAAAAATAACAACACCCACAAACTTTACAAACCCATAAAATAAAAAAATATTTTTATAGGTATTTTAGGGGAAAATTAAATTACCTAATATCATGAAATAATCAATGGGAATGAAAATGTTGGAGAATGATTTGACTATTTTACAAATGAATGATAGCCACGCTTATTTGGATATTCATCAAGAATTATTCTGGGAAGGTGATCATGCTAAATATGAGTTAGCAGGTGGTTATGCTAGAATTGCTACTATATTCAATCAAATTCGAGGGGAAAACCCCAAAACTTTAGTTTTTGATTGTGGAGATACTATTCATGGTACTTATGCAGCAGTAAAAACCAAAGGCGAAGCATTAATCCCTATTTTGAACTATTTGAACTTTGACGCCATGACTGCACACTGGGAATTTGCATATGGCCCTGAACATTTTAAAAAACTAACAAAGAAATTGAATTATCCCATGTTAGCTATTAACTGCTATCATGAGTCAAATAATGAGCTTTTTTTTGAACCATGGATTATTAAAGAGATTGGGAAGCTTAAGATAGGTATAATAGGCATAGCGGCCACTATAGTTGACAAAGTTATGCCTGCATCCTTTAGTAAAGGAATTTACTTTACATTAGGTAACGAAGAATTACCATATTATATTAATAAACTGCGAAATGAAGAAAAAGTTGATTTAATTGTAGTTGTCTCACATTTGGGTTTTCCTCAGGAAATGAAGTTAGCCCATGAAGTTGAAGGTATAGATGTATTGTTAAGTGCACATACGCATAACCGACTTTATAAACCAGTACTTGTTAATAACACCATCTTAATTCAATCTGGATGTCATGGTTCATTTGTTGGAATGTTAAATCTTAATATAAGTAGAGGAAAGGTGGTTAATTTCCAACACAAACTTATCACCGTATCTGAAGATATTAAACCTGATTCTGTGGTTGAAAACATGGTAAATCTCATTTTAAAACCATATAAAGATGAATTAAATCAAGTCGTAGGTTATACTGATACTGGACTTAATCGTAATACTGTACTGGAATCTACCATGGATAATTTTCTTTTAAAAAGTCTTTTATCCGAGACAGGTGCTCAAATAGCATTTTCTAATGGTTGGAGATATGGTGCACCTGTTCCCCCCGGAAAAATAACTTTAAATGATCTTCATAATATTATTCCGACCAATCCTCCGGTTTCAACTGTAGAATTGACAGGTAAAGAAATTTGGATGATGTTGGAAGAGAATTTGGAACATTTATTTGCAAGAGATCCTTATAATCAGATGGGAGGTTATTTAAAGAGGTGTATGGGTTTAAATTTGTATTTTAAAGTGGAAAATCCCCATGGTCAACGTATACAAGAACTATATATAGCTGGAAAAAAACTGAATATGGATCAAACATATAGGGCAGCTTATGTTACCAGTCAGGGTGTTCCTTCGAATTATGGTAAAAAAAGAGATCAACTAGATGTTACTGCAGTAGAAGCGTTGTTAAATTACCTATCTCGAAATCAACCCTTAAAAGCTGAGCTTCAAGGTACAGTTATAACAATTTGAAAATGAAATTTTCATACAAATATATTATTTAAAATTTTTTTCTTTATAAATTCAAGTAATCCCATAATTCAATTAATTTCTTAATTTTAACCACAATAAACGAAATTCAAATAGGGTCATTCAATTATTTTTTTTAATTTATTTCTAACTATAAAATATTAAACATATTTTTTTTCATTTTAGTAATTAATTGTATATATTTAAACCTTTTTATTTTAATTTTATACTAACAGTTAAATAGTAAATATAATAATCTATAAACTATGTCTTTATGTACATGTTTAATATTTACGGAGTGATAGTTTGACAGATAATGTAAAAGAAACATCAAGAACAATGGAACTGGTGCTGGGAATTATCGGGGGAATATTCGGTCTGCTGGGTGGGGTATTTGCTGTTTTATTTGGCAGTTTGGCCTCAAGTGATGTGGTATTATTGGGAATAAGTGCGATTCTGGCCTCGATTGTGGGAATTGTAGGTTCTATATATGTTACCCGGAATTCAAAGATAGGGGGAATCATCTTATTTGTAAGTGCTGTCTGGTTACTGGTTAGTATTTCCCTCTTTGGAGTAATGGGGACCATATTTTTAGGTATCGCCGGATTACTGGCTCTTTTAAGAAAATAATTATAATTTGAAATATTGGAGGTTAAAAATGAAAAATAAATTAGTTATAGGTGTAGTTGTGCTTTTAATAATGGGAATTGTGGCCATTAGTGGCTGTACTGATAGTGGTAGCTCAAGTAATGGAACATCTGCTTCTAGTGATGCTGCTTCTTTGAATGTTAGTAATTTGAAAGTTGTATCTGAAGGATATGGTATGTACAAAGTTAAGGCCACCGTCATTCCAGATAAAGACTACGATTATCTGGAGATGGTTTTAATTTGGTACGATGCTAGTGGTGCAGTAATTGATAAAAATCCTTTAGCATGGAACATTAATGATGTTACCTCAGGTCAAACCTTAAAAGTAACTGGAAATGGTATACTAACTGGTGATGAAAAACCTGCTAAAGTAGATGTTTTATTCTTTGATAGTGTATTCTCTGGCAGTGACGTGTCTGGTGCCATATATAAAAAGACTATTGAAGTTTAATTTAGTTAATAAGAGCTAAATTATTATTTTTATTTTATTTTTTTAGAAATTGTAGGCTTTTAAAAAAGATATTTATTTAGATTGTTGAAAAATCAGTATTTAAAATATTTAATAATTTTATTAAAAATAAACATGTATATTGGAATCATTTCCTATTTTAATCCCAATATTAAAAAAATTCATCGTTTTTTCTCACAATCAAAGCAGTATTCACTATCGCTATTAGTTTTGAAAACTTTACCACAGCCTTTGCATACAATTTCTCTCAAGTTACTTTCTTTTTCAACTATATCCAGAGAGCAAGAACATTTCCATCCCATTTTACCCTTTAATTCCTGTTCAAATGCCTTATCTTCATCTGTCTGTTTAACCATACTTAAATCACCACCAAACTATTTTTACAGAATTCTGGTAGATTTAACCGGTCTTGGAACTTTCACGATCAGAATTCGAAGGTCTTCATTCCCCTCATTTCTCCAGAGATGGGGTATTTTGGCAGGGCTGTCAATAAGTGAATCTTTCCCTACCATTTCTTTTTCATCCCCAATTTCAATGATGCCTTCACCCTCCAGAACATAGAAAAACACGTCCACTGGAGTTACATGTTTTTTTAAGAATTCACCGGGTTTTATTATCATGTGGACGGCAACTGCATTTTCAGTATCGTATATTTTACGTGCATCTACTCCGTGGGGATTAGGAGCGGATTTGATCTCTTTCCAGTTTACTATCTTCATCAATATCACCTTCTACTTTTTTTAATATTATGTTCTTTATCTAATGAATAATTTATTACATCCCTGGGACATGCCTCTGCACATTCGCCACATAGTATACAATTAGCATTTTCCATGGAATTTGCAAGGACCATCTGGCTGACTTCGATCCCCATGGGACATGCTTTATTACAGATATCGCATTTTGAACAGTTTTTCTGATTAGAAGTTAAATTTAATCTCTGTATTTTTAGTTTATTTCCTAATTTAGCCCCTATGGTTAAAAAAACTCCTTGTGGACATAAATAACGGCAAAAGGCCCGGCTTCCAAACATCAGGGATAGGGTTCCTATAATAATAATGGATAATGGTATTAGAACTGCCAATTGCAGTCCACCAGCACCCCGTAAGTTAGAGGCACCCGGTGATGTGAATAAATCCAGTCCCTGGATTTTACCCAGATTCAAAATGGAATAAGCGGCTACGGTGAGGAAAGCTAGGAAAATAAAATATCTCATATAATCGGCTTTCCTTTTACTGGCTTTTTTATTTAAAACTTTATCCCCACATATCTCTTGCAGTGCTCCATATGGGCAGGTGTAACCGCAAGAGGCAGCTCTTCCCAGAAAAAAGGATGAAATGAACCATACTGCGAAAACAATTGCACTTAATGTTATCATTCCATTTAAAACTCCCACTGCCATAATCACCGGTGAATAAATTATAAATAAAACTGGCAGCAGCAATACTAAAATAACCAATAAATACGTTCTTTTGCTTAATTTCTGAATCTTCATTTTAATGCTCCCTATTTTGATAGCATACGAATTAGACTAATTCTAAATTTTTATTATTCCTAAAATAAATCTCTAAATTGGATTTGGATTAATATTGTCTAGTATGGGGGTGGACTGCACAACATTTATATCTTTTGTCACTAAAACAGTATAAAGTGAGAAAGTAAAGGAGGGAGTTTAAATTCCAATAAAACAATCCACACTAAATGCTCTTAAAATTATGGGACTTACTGATTACGAATCCAAAGTATACCTATCTCTGGCATCCTTAATATCTGCAGATGCATTTGAAATAAGCGATAATTCGGGAGTACCCCGGTCAAGAACCTACGATGTCCTGAAAAATCTTCATAAAAAAGGTTTTGTTGATATAACCAGAGGTAAACCTCTTAAATATAGTATTGTACCTCCACAAGATGTTTTTGAAAAATCGAGAAAGAGTATAAATGATCAGCTGGATGAGGGTGAATCAGAACTAAAAACTATCTATGAAAACCAGATCCCCAAATCCCAAGCGCCAATCTGGTTGATCTATGGAACAGATAAAATCGTGAAAAAGGAGATGGAGATTATATCCCGGTCCCGCGACTCCCTGCACATTGCTGCGGGGTTGATGTTTCAGGATGAAATTCCAAAATTAAATGAAAGCTTACATAAAGCCTTAAAAAGAGGAGTGCAGACCAGAATTATATCCGCACCTTCTAGCATTACAGATGGTGAAAAAATTGATATATCTAAGGGTTTAAGTGAGTTGGATTGTGAAATTAAAACCTTCCAGATACCTTACATCAAGGTTATCATAAGGGACAAGAAAGAAATGCTATTGGTATTTTCCAGATTCTCAGAAGGAAGTGTTATTTCACAAACAGCCATCGGGGTCTGGAACCAATACACGGAATTTGTAGAAACCATAACTGAATTATATAATTTGGTATGGACCATGGATCTCTTAAACATGGCTATCCCTGATAATAATGCATTATAAATAAAAAAGAATTAATTTATTTCTAGAATAAATTCAAAATATGGGTTTCTACTATAATTAAAAGAAAAATGCTTATTGATTATATGAATTAACTCTTTTATCTTTATTCTACAAATTAATTAAAGAAAATTTATTCAAATTATTCTTATCTTCTTTAAATTCAATATAAATCAAAAATCTTAAATTAATGATTTATTAAATATATAATATTGGTTAATATCTTTTATTCATGGTGACTAAATCATGGTTATTGTGGAGAAGATTATTGGGGATGGAAAAATCACTAATAGGGATATTAGGGAGCTTTTTGGAATCTCTGATACTTCGGCAATGAATGAAATTTCTAAATTAATGGATTTAGGCGTAATTGAGAGAAAAGGAAAGGGCAGAAGTACTCATTATGTATTAATTTGAATTCCTAATTAGGTTGCTGATTAGGTTGCTGATTAGGTTGCTGATTAGGTTGCTGATTGGTTAATGTTTAGGTTTGCGATTTTGATAATGAGATTGGCGCGAGGTTTTTATGACTTGTAGGGGCTTAATGAGATTAAAATTATTGATAATTTTTCAATCAAAAAGGGAAGTAGAGAAATGAAAGCCGTTTTGTGCACAAAATACGGATCACCAGATGTTCTTCAGCTGGAAGAAGTAGAAAAACCTACTCCAAAAGACAATGAATTATTGATAAGGATACACGCATCATCAGTAACTGCCGGAGACTGCGAAATTAGAAGTTTCAAAATGCCTGGCTGGCTGTGGCTGCCTGCGAGAATAGGGTTTGGCATCAGAGGGCCAAGAAACAAAATACTAGGTCAAGAGCTAGCTGGAGAAATTGAATCTGTAGGTAAAGATGTAAAACGATTTAGGAAAGGTGATCAAGTTTTTGGACGCACCGGTTTTGGGTTTGGTGCTCATGCTGAGTACATATGTCTGTCTGAAGATGGAGTATTAACAACGAAACCATCCAATATGACCCATGAAGAAGCCGCTGCTGTCCCTTTTGGGGGCCTTGATGCACTGCATTTTATTAGAAAAGGAAATATCCAGAACGGACAAAAAGTTCTGATTAATGGAGCTTCTGGTAGTATTGGTACTTTTGCAGTACAGATTGCCAAATACTTGGGGGCTGAAGTTACTGGAGTATGTAGCACCAGTAATCTGGACATGGTACATTCAATTGGGGCAGAACATGTTATTGATTACACTAAAGAGGATTTTACTAAAAAAAGCCAGATATATGATGTTATTTTTGATGTGGTAGGCAAGAGTTCGTTTTCCAATAGTTTAAGATCACTGAAGCAAAATGGACTCTATATTTTAGCTAACCCGGGTCTGCTGCAAATGGTTCGAGGTCCCTTGAATTCCACAAGAAGCAACAAAAAAGTGATAATAGGAGCAGCAAGTCCTAAAACTGAAGATTTAATATTCCTAAAAGAATTAATTGAGGATAAAAAAAAGATAAAAACGGCCATAGATCGATGTTATCCATTAGAACAGATTGTTGAAGCTCACCGATATGTTGAAAATGGACACAAGAAGGGGAATGTGGTCATAACAATGACATAATATGATAGAAATGAAAAGGAATTAAATGAGTCAAGATTGTTGGTGATAATTTGAAAAAATAATAAGTAAATGAAATTATTTGGAAACTTTTTTCGGAAGTAGAAATTTAAATAGAAAAAAATCATATATAGGGTTAGATTTAGTGCAGATTTCATTAAGATAACTGATTCATCTTAATATTATTAGTGGTTGTTATGAAGAGAGTTTTATGGTATTTGATTGCTGGGAGTAGAGGTGGTTCTAACAGGGCCAGGATTATTAAAGCTATTCATGATAGGCCTTACAATGTAAACCAACTTTCTATAGAACTTAATCTTGACTATAAAACTATTAAACACCATATTAAAGTCCTGGAAGACCATGATATTGTTAATTCGGGTGAGGAAAAATATGGTGCCATGTTCTTTTTATCAAATAGAATGGAGGAAAATTACTCCATTTTCCTGGATATTTTGAGTAAAATGAAAAAATAATTGATTTATATTAATTTAGAGGTGATTAGAAATGCTGGCGGAAGGACAGGGATATCGTGGAGGAACTGGACAAGGAACCGGGCAAGGACTTGGATCGGGAATGAGTATTGCAAACTCTCAAATTATCACCATAGACATTATAATTGGTATTGGTAATATCTGCCTGCTACTGATTTTATTATATATGTATGTAAAAAGTTACCGGGAATTCAAATCTAAATTCACTTTCGGGCTTTTGTTATTTGCATCACTCTTGCTTTTGCAAAATGTGCTTTTCACCGGATTTTTATTATCCTATCAGGGATTTAGAGGGCCAGGTATGGGTACGCCAATATTCTTCTTAAATATCATCGAATTTTTTGCCCTAGCCATATTGATATATGTAACCCGGGAATAAACTGGTAAAGATCTGGGTGAAAACTTGGAAAAATCCTATATATTATGCTGCTATACTTTAATTCACCCCTAAAAGGAGGTGAAAAAGTGAAGAAAGTAGCCTTAATATGTGCACTGGTTATGACGGTTAGTTTAGTACCGATTTTCGCGGTGGATCAAATTAACAATACCACCCAACAAACGGCTCAAAATCAGACCGCACTTAATAACCAGACAACTGCTCAAGAAAAGTTAAAAAACTGTACCCAAGCAAACTGTACAAAAACTGGTTCTTGTGACTGTGATGAGCAACACAAGTACCAGAATGGACAGAAAAACGGTAACTCTGTAGCTAATTTAGGTCAGCACAAGTACCAGAATGGACAGAAAAACAAAGCTAAAGTTGTGGCAGCTAAATCAACTACCCAGAAAAAGTACCAGTACGGTCTAAAAAACGTTAAAACTGGTTCTAAAAACAGTAAAAATTATCAAAACTGTCCTAACAACTAAATAATATTTAATAAGGGTTTATTCCCTTATTTCTTTTTTTTTAAACATATTTCTGATTTTTTTTATCAAGCCTTAATTTTAATTATCAATAATTATACTTAATATATTTAAAAATGTTTTCAGATTAATTTATTTCAAGGCTAAACATATATTTCAATTTAATTTCCTTATTAGCTTTGGATAGGCTGAGATTTTTTGAGGGACTAATATTTTTAGAAAAATTAATTATCTAAGATCTACCAATTAACTATCATGAAAAAAAATGGGGTTTATTCTTTGGATTCTAAAAAAACTGTTAAATCATTTTTAAATGTTAAAACGAGCATTCCTTTCAGTGATAAAGTGGAAGATCCATCTGTTATTGATCCTGCAGAACGCATAGAATTAATATTCAGTGAAGATTTAGATATGGATACTGTTAAAGATGGAATAAATCTTTATAAAGTAAAATCTGATGGCAAAGAAGAAGATATGGGTGATGTAATAGATTTGGATGAGAATTCACCATCTCTTATCTATATCAATAAATCAGAGGCCATTTCAGAAGGTGATGAATATAAACTTTCTATTACAGACAAAGTAAAATCGGTAAGTGGAGCATCGATAAAAGAAGAATTTGTTAATTATTTTGCCTTGGATTATTCATTTAATCTGAATTCAGAAGGTATTTCTGATTTAGATAATGAAAGAACATTGATAGTGTGTATCAGCGATCTCCATTTAGGGGCCAATGATGCTTATGCTGAACTAACCAGTAACCGTGATGCTCTGGTTAATTTTTTAGAACATATTAGAAATTCCCCAAATGTAAAAGAACTGGTAATAGCTGGTGATTTGATTGATGAATGGTTTATCCCCATGCATTTAGATACATTTAATGGAAAAACCCAGTTAGACTTTACCAAAGCCGTAGCTTCTAACAATAAACCAGTTTTTGATGCATTTAATAATATAATAAAAGATGGCCAAGTAAAAGTTACCTACGTTCCGGGAAATCATGATATATTAATAGATTCTGAGGATATTCAAAGTATAATGCCTGGAATATCTGAAACCCGTGATGTGAGGGGTTTGGGGGCATATACTCCTTCAGATTTTCCAGAACTTATTATTGAACACGGACATCGATATAATTTTTATTGTGCCCCTGATTATTCCAACCAGTCTTTAACCCAAACCGACTCCATACTGCCTCCAGGATATTTCTTTACTAGAATGGCCACCAGTTCAGTGGTTC
This is a stretch of genomic DNA from Methanobacteriales archaeon HGW-Methanobacteriales-1. It encodes these proteins:
- a CDS encoding TrmB family transcriptional regulator is translated as MPIKQSTLNALKIMGLTDYESKVYLSLASLISADAFEISDNSGVPRSRTYDVLKNLHKKGFVDITRGKPLKYSIVPPQDVFEKSRKSINDQLDEGESELKTIYENQIPKSQAPIWLIYGTDKIVKKEMEIISRSRDSLHIAAGLMFQDEIPKLNESLHKALKRGVQTRIISAPSSITDGEKIDISKGLSELDCEIKTFQIPYIKVIIRDKKEMLLVFSRFSEGSVISQTAIGVWNQYTEFVETITELYNLVWTMDLLNMAIPDNNAL
- a CDS encoding NAD(P)-dependent alcohol dehydrogenase — encoded protein: MKAVLCTKYGSPDVLQLEEVEKPTPKDNELLIRIHASSVTAGDCEIRSFKMPGWLWLPARIGFGIRGPRNKILGQELAGEIESVGKDVKRFRKGDQVFGRTGFGFGAHAEYICLSEDGVLTTKPSNMTHEEAAAVPFGGLDALHFIRKGNIQNGQKVLINGASGSIGTFAVQIAKYLGAEVTGVCSTSNLDMVHSIGAEHVIDYTKEDFTKKSQIYDVIFDVVGKSSFSNSLRSLKQNGLYILANPGLLQMVRGPLNSTRSNKKVIIGAASPKTEDLIFLKELIEDKKKIKTAIDRCYPLEQIVEAHRYVENGHKKGNVVITMT
- a CDS encoding bifunctional metallophosphatase/5'-nucleotidase, coding for MNDSHAYLDIHQELFWEGDHAKYELAGGYARIATIFNQIRGENPKTLVFDCGDTIHGTYAAVKTKGEALIPILNYLNFDAMTAHWEFAYGPEHFKKLTKKLNYPMLAINCYHESNNELFFEPWIIKEIGKLKIGIIGIAATIVDKVMPASFSKGIYFTLGNEELPYYINKLRNEEKVDLIVVVSHLGFPQEMKLAHEVEGIDVLLSAHTHNRLYKPVLVNNTILIQSGCHGSFVGMLNLNISRGKVVNFQHKLITVSEDIKPDSVVENMVNLILKPYKDELNQVVGYTDTGLNRNTVLESTMDNFLLKSLLSETGAQIAFSNGWRYGAPVPPGKITLNDLHNIIPTNPPVSTVELTGKEIWMMLEENLEHLFARDPYNQMGGYLKRCMGLNLYFKVENPHGQRIQELYIAGKKLNMDQTYRAAYVTSQGVPSNYGKKRDQLDVTAVEALLNYLSRNQPLKAELQGTVITI
- a CDS encoding metallophosphoesterase, coding for MDSKKTVKSFLNVKTSIPFSDKVEDPSVIDPAERIELIFSEDLDMDTVKDGINLYKVKSDGKEEDMGDVIDLDENSPSLIYINKSEAISEGDEYKLSITDKVKSVSGASIKEEFVNYFALDYSFNLNSEGISDLDNERTLIVCISDLHLGANDAYAELTSNRDALVNFLEHIRNSPNVKELVIAGDLIDEWFIPMHLDTFNGKTQLDFTKAVASNNKPVFDAFNNIIKDGQVKVTYVPGNHDILIDSEDIQSIMPGISETRDVRGLGAYTPSDFPELIIEHGHRYNFYCAPDYSNQSLTQTDSILPPGYFFTRMATSSVVQGRPKLNINFPPVQKNDLGEVQFLYFLYWNVWKGLISDFPVEEGLDKKAINTGIDGFIDCYAISDFLPYQNSEDGPIDVNLYKGIIEGWDERQSNNLVPVKIPTDEAVLKGAFASHLDDQSGLQFFNNPDSDKRIVIFGHSHEARVITSCNEKGEKQVYVNSGTWIDKNKCTMTFVVVAPPKNKDSTPAYANLYQYSPSGDIKKLESQALTNIK
- a CDS encoding ArsR family transcriptional regulator produces the protein MKRVLWYLIAGSRGGSNRARIIKAIHDRPYNVNQLSIELNLDYKTIKHHIKVLEDHDIVNSGEEKYGAMFFLSNRMEENYSIFLDILSKMKK
- a CDS encoding cupin domain-containing protein; protein product: MKIVNWKEIKSAPNPHGVDARKIYDTENAVAVHMIIKPGEFLKKHVTPVDVFFYVLEGEGIIEIGDEKEMVGKDSLIDSPAKIPHLWRNEGNEDLRILIVKVPRPVKSTRIL